The following are encoded in a window of Centroberyx gerrardi isolate f3 chromosome 1, fCenGer3.hap1.cur.20231027, whole genome shotgun sequence genomic DNA:
- the LOC139930072 gene encoding trace amine-associated receptor 13c-like: QIFLNVMLLFHSRQLHTPTNLLLLSLAISDLLMGLHLPGVILKEETCWFMGDIMCTVAYLDIFTNISVSVGNMVLISVDRYVAICDPLRYPIKVTHRRVKICVFLCWGCAALYNSLILKDHLTQPGRYNSCVGECVVVINYNAGLVDLVFAFIVPVTVIIVLYMRVFVVAVSQARAMRSHIAAVTLRVSVTAKKSERKAARTLGIVIAVFLICFCPYYCLSLAGQNTLISASSAALVVCLFYINSCLNPVIYALFYPWFRKAIKHIVTLQILQPYSCEANILYREDVE; encoded by the coding sequence caaaTATTTTTGAATGTAATGCTCCTGTTTCActccaggcagctccacacccccaccaacctcctcctcctctccctggctaTCTCAGACCTCCTCATGGGCCTCCACCTCCCGGGTGTAATCCTCAAAGAAGAGACCTGCTGGTTCATGGGTGACATCATGTGTACCGTGGCTTACTTAGACATCTTCACCAACATCTCTGTCTCAGTAGGAAACATGGTGCTCATATCAGTCGACCGCTACGTGGCTATTTGTGACCCTCTGCGTTACCCCATCAAAGTCACTCACAGAAGAgttaaaatctgtgtttttctgtgttgggGCTGTGCTGCTTTGTATAACAGTCTGATTCTAAAGGATCACCTAACACAACCAGGCAGGTATAATTCCTGcgttggagagtgtgtggttgtCATTAACTACAATGCAGGACTTGTTGACcttgtttttgcctttattgttcCCGTTACTGTCATCATAGTTCTGtatatgagagtatttgtggtggctgtgtctcaggctcgTGCCATGCGGTCCCACATTGCAGCTGTCACACTCCGGGTTTCAGTGACTGCTAAGAAATCTGAGAGgaaagcagccaggactcttggtattgtcatagctgtgtttctaatatgtttctgtccatattactgtctctctctggcaggCCAGAACACCTTGATCAGTGCTTCATCTGCGGCATTAGTGGTCTGTCTGTTCTATATTAACTCCTGTTTAAATCCTGTGATCTACGCCCTTTTCTACCCCTGGTTCAGAAAAGCTATTAAACACATTGTTACacttcagatactgcagccTTACTCCTGCGaggccaacatactgtacagagaGGATGTGGAGTGA
- the LOC139930071 gene encoding malignant fibrous histiocytoma-amplified sequence 1 homolog, whose amino-acid sequence MDCLTSSLNTPEDGSIVEEEVSDGELTDLLAEAADSAFTTSRLRPSTVNQPSGSAGRHSQRIQSRASRQSNPPSHPSWHVPKYLLRASRSADTTGELDARNSKKEWDLSGRKLKSLPQSLLTQGEDARRVDLQRNKLKRVNGISRLVHLTELNLSRNEMVEFPQEIRNLCNLERLCMSHNNIRSIPEEVFPHLQRLQFLKLSTNLLAKLPSDLNQCTSLIYLNLSKNCLQDLQPLVGLPKLKELLVEKNQLTELPSQLFQTGRCELTLCKATGNPLRCPPEEVCAGGVMDIQSYFFQMEENPNTSSAWTVKTMFLGSSMAGKSTLCRSLREGRPVEVAEEDRTQGIEISQLYTQEVRFLFWDFAGQEEYYLTHHVFITPRALVILAIDLASYSTVDPQSFKDQLWFWINNVQLRVPDSVVLLVGTHCDQCRDQGEVMEKKKDIDEKVKNMLANRKKVLKQQKKNLKENKDLSLFSDQLNELDCLLEYNLQILDLITIDCTRAEDIVNLRSHILMYIRSESTFPFAESILPRSYEDVEQAIHTLVAQEQIPQHGIVPFEELSELILNLVKLSTESLHSILRFLLRYLHRIGVIVWYEDIDALSDRVFVQPSFLISLFKTIVRHDLVQQLERIPRDLLMEEGALVKQKFTWVDDLRSRGTLHNAAMRILVRRELEKLVLEDDDLVKEVVGTKREEGIILNLLQHFEVCLPAKVGSPLNPQAPEFIPGEKRWQSPSVIKRDPDGACLFPSYLKDNLIVRHRWGEDKQDDLNVHVYFLPEIPHGFFHRLIIKMCSLYPTHWVGQEQCLLCCGNRLALVKQRSKDEDPFIEIRCRRPEKDDEFRQSWDLILAVMSKLSVLSRQWPGLTQQVHTPCPERDCPHYFTWRDWQELNNADFYDLVQEEKLVCQGGHTRRTELIFPKVPTLSK is encoded by the exons ATGGACTGCTTGACGTCTTCACTAAACACACCTGAAG ACGGCTCcatagtggaggaggaggttagTGATGGAGAGCTGACAGACCTTCTAGCTGAAGCAGCTGACTCAGCGTTCACCACCAGTCGCCTTCGGCCCTCCACTGTAAATCAGCCCAGTGGCTCCGCTGGACGACACAGCCAGAGGATCCAGAGCAGAGCCAGCAGGCAGTCCaaccccccatcccacccctccTGG caTGTACCTAAATACCTGTTAAGGGCATCAAGGTCTGCAGACACAACAGGTGAACTGGATGCAA GGAACAGTAAGAAGGAATGGGACCTGTCAGGGCGGAAACTGAAGTCCCTTCCTCAGAGTCTCCTAACACAGGGAGAGGATGCCAGAAGAGTGGACCTGCAGAGGAACAAACTGAAACGGGTCAATGGCATCTCCAGACTAGTCCACCTCACAGAGCTTAATCTCTCCAGGAACGAGATGGTGGAGTTCCCTCAGGAAATACGTAACCTGTGCAACCTAGAGAGACTCTGCATGAGCCACAATAACATCAGGTCCATTCCAGAGGAAGTCTTCCCACATCTGCAAAGATTACAGTTCCTCAAACTGAGCACCAATCTCTTGGCCAAGCTTCCTTCAGATCTAAACCAGTGCACCAGTCTCATTTACCTCAACCTGTCCAAAAACTGCCTGCAAGACCTCCAGCCACTAGTTGGTCTCCCTAAACTGAAGGAGCTTTTGGTTGAGAAGAACCAACTGACAGAACTCCCGTCCCAGCTCTTCCAGACAGGAAGGTGTGAGTTGACCTTGTGCAAGGCCACAGGGAACCCGTTGAGGTGCCCACCAGAAGAGGTCTGTGCCGGAGGGGTTATGGACATTCAGAGCTACTTCTTCCAAATGGAGGAGAACCCAAACACAAGCAGTGCCTGGACAGTCAAAACTATGTTCCTGGGCTCCTCCATGGCAGGGAAGTCCACACTTTGCCGCAGCCTGAGGGAGGGAAGGCCTGTCGAGGTGGCAGAGGAGGACCGGACCCAGGGTATCGAGATCAGTCAGCTGTACACCCAGGAAGTCCGCTTCCTTTTCTGGGACTTTGCAGGGCAAGAGGAGTACTACCTGACACACCATGTCTTCATCACACCACGAGCCCTCGTCATCCTCGCTATCgatttggccag CTACAGCACTGTAGACCCCCAGTCTTTCAAAGACCAACTGTGGTTCTGGATAAACAACGTACAGTTGCGTGTCCCTGACTCGGTGGTCCTCCTGGTGGGAACACATTGTGACCAGTGCCGAGACCAGGGGGAggtgatggagaagaagaaagacatcGATGAGAAGGTCAAAAACATGCTGGCAAACAGGAAGAAGGTTTtaaaacagcagaagaaaaatctgaaagaaaacaaagacctctctctcttttctgacCAGCTGAATGAGCTGGATTGCCTTTTGGAATACAATTTACAG ATTCTGGATCTCATAACAATTGACTGCACAAGGGCTGAAGATATCGTCAACCTCAGAAGTCACATTTTGATGTATATTCGCTCAGAGAGTACGTTTCCATTTGCTGAGAGCATCTTACCCAGAAGTTATGAAGACGTGGAGCAAGCCATTCATACCCTTGTTGCACAAGAACAAATTCCCCAGCATG GTATTGTTCCCTTTGAAGAACTGAGTGAACTGATCTTGAACCTTGTTAAACTGAGCACAGAGAGTCTGCACTCCATCCTGCGATTCCTCCTGCGATACCTCCACCGGATTGGGGTAATTGTTTGGTATGAGGACATTGATGCACTCAGTGACAGAGTATTTGTCCAGCCTTCGTTCCTCATCTCACTCTTCAAG ACCATTGTGAGACATGACCTGGTGCAGCAGCTGGAGAGGATCCCCCGAGATCTTCTCATGGAGGAGGGAGCTCTCGTGAAACAAAAGTTCACCTGGGTGGACGACTTGAGGAGCCGAGGCACCCTGCACAATGCCGCCATGCGTATCTTGGTCCGCAGAGAGCTGGAGAAATTGGTCCTGGAAGATGACGACCTGGTCAAAGAAGTGGTGGGGAccaagagggaggaagggataaTACTCAACCTACTGCAGCATTTTGAAGTCTGCCTCCCAGCTAAGGTGGGGAGCCCCCTGAACCCCCAAGCACCAGAGTTTATCCCCGGTGAGAAGCGGTGGCAGTCACCCAGCGTGATAAAGAGAGACCCAGATGGAGCCTGTCTGTTCCCCAGCTACCTGAAGGACAACCTTATAGTGCGTCACAGGTGGGGCGAGGACAAGCAAGATGACCTAAATGTTCATGTGTACTTCCTTCCTGAGATTCCTCATGGCTTCTTCCACAG GCTGATCATCAAGATGTGCTCCCTGTACCCAACTCACTGGGTAGGGCAAGAACAGTGTCTCCTCTGCTGTGGAAACAGGCTGGCTCTGGTGAAACAGAGGAGTAAAGATGAAGATCCATTCATAGAGATTCGCTGCAGGAGACCTGAGAAAGATGACG agTTTCGTCAGTCATGGGATCTGATCCTAGCTGTGATGTCCAAGCTGTCTGTGTTGTCCAGGCAGTGGCCAGGACTGACCCAGCAGGTCCACACCCCTTGTCCCGAGAGAGACTGCCCACACTACTTCACCTGGAGAGACTGGCAGGAGCTCAACAACGCTGACTTTTATGACCT TGTGCAGGAAGAGAAATTAGTATGCCAGGGAGGACATACACGACGGACAGAGCTGATTTTCCCAAAAG TTCCCACGTTGTCCAAGTGA
- the LOC139930093 gene encoding achaete-scute homolog 1b-like, whose product MEFTSPSTLSQHFAHCALLMISESQIPMPASRAESRAPGPAVRPAGPAVPGGQRSASPQLLRCKRRANLPGRIDLAFPHHQQRLSVSRRNERERNRVRLVNAGFQTLRQHVPSGAANGKLSKVETLRSAVEYIRALQGLLGENEAFQTDGVPSPSLTVSSALSAGPESPRSTCSSSSEDGGRYEEAELIDFTSWLHRY is encoded by the exons ATGGAGTTCACTTCACCCTCCACTCTGTCTCAGCATTTTGCACACTGTGCGCTGCTGATGATTTCAGAGAGCCAGATTCCCATGCCTGCCTCCCGGGCTGAAAGCCGTGCGCCCGGGCCAGCAGTGCGCCCGGCCGGACCTGCGGTGCCGGGCGGACAGCGCTCCGCTTCACCGCAGCTCTTGCGCTGCAAAAGGAGAGCCAACCTGCCCGGAAGGATTGACTTGGCTTTTCCTCACCATCAGCAGCGGCTGTCGGTGTCCCGGAGAAACGAGCGGGAGAGAAACCGGGTGAGACTGGTGAACGCCGGCTTCCAGACCCTGCGCCAGCACGTGCCCAGCGGGGCCGCCAACGGGAAGCTCAGCAAGGTGGAGACGCTCCGGTCGGCCGTGGAGTACATCCGGGCCCTGCAGGGGCTCCTGGGGGAGAACGAGGCGTTTCAGACCGACGGCGTCCCGTCACCCTCCCTGACCGTCTCCAGCGCGCTGTCAGCGGGACCCGAGTCGCCccgctccacctgctcctcttcctcggaGGACGGAGGGAGATACGAGGAAGCCGAACTGATAGATTTTACCTCCTGGCTACACAG ATACTGA